A window of the Listeria swaminathanii genome harbors these coding sequences:
- the comGD gene encoding competence type IV pilus minor pilin ComGD, with translation MKTNGFTLLEMLLVLSISFTLITLTILPISKTLSTLTEKQLLEEVKATIYLAQINAITTNEDTTISFNPVGNQLVASTNSRTLATTSFAETIKLTQSKTETFRYSGSDGSINRFSTIRFASSANSYKLIFQIGKGRFRIEQN, from the coding sequence ATGAAAACTAACGGATTTACATTACTAGAAATGCTACTCGTATTATCCATTAGCTTTACCTTGATTACGTTAACTATTCTCCCTATTTCCAAAACACTTTCGACGCTCACAGAAAAACAGCTTTTAGAAGAAGTCAAAGCCACCATCTACTTGGCCCAAATCAATGCCATAACAACAAATGAAGATACGACTATCTCGTTTAACCCCGTTGGAAATCAGCTTGTTGCTTCAACTAATTCACGCACACTCGCCACTACGTCGTTTGCAGAAACAATAAAATTAACACAGTCTAAAACAGAAACTTTTCGTTATTCCGGCTCAGATGGATCCATTAATCGTTTCTCAACTATTCGTTTTGCGAGTTCGGCTAACAGCTACAAACTAATATTCCAAATTGGAAAGGGGCGTTTTAGAATTGAGCAAAATTAA
- the comGA gene encoding competence type IV pilus ATPase ComGA has translation MPQKMTDHIITQALRVNASDVHIHPLSNRYLLRLRVNGTLIPLLYLPLDVGAKLISFLKFQAALDISEKRRPQSGSFEKSTTTENIALRLSTMPNKDFHESMVIRIFRYKYPIPFLKSSVFPKSTKQILQQCKNQTGLFLFSGSTGSGKSSSMYSLVSSIENKEELQIITIEDPVEHYSPGFLQIEINEKANITYAPIIRSVLRHDPDILIIGEIRDAETAKIVIRAALTGHLVLSTVHAGNAYGVLLRLLEFGISSEELAQCLLGISFQQLVHLQCVFCGAKCHPLCTHLGRKRTAIYEILTKQDITSYFRTKKEHIKPRNPVQTIYQKGVTYGFFSAD, from the coding sequence ATGCCGCAAAAAATGACAGATCATATTATAACTCAAGCGCTCCGTGTCAATGCCAGTGATGTCCATATTCACCCGTTATCAAATCGTTACTTACTTCGCCTTAGAGTAAACGGAACATTGATTCCGCTGCTCTACCTTCCACTTGATGTAGGAGCAAAATTAATTTCCTTTCTCAAATTCCAAGCAGCATTGGATATAAGCGAAAAAAGGAGGCCTCAATCGGGGAGTTTTGAAAAAAGTACTACTACAGAAAATATCGCTTTAAGACTTTCCACAATGCCTAACAAAGATTTTCATGAAAGTATGGTTATTCGGATTTTCCGATATAAGTACCCTATTCCATTTTTAAAATCTAGCGTGTTTCCAAAATCCACGAAACAAATTCTGCAACAATGTAAAAACCAAACAGGCTTATTCCTCTTTTCAGGCAGTACGGGTAGTGGTAAATCAAGTTCTATGTATAGTTTAGTCTCCTCTATAGAAAATAAAGAGGAATTGCAAATCATTACTATTGAAGATCCTGTTGAACATTATTCGCCTGGTTTCCTTCAAATCGAAATCAACGAAAAAGCAAATATCACTTATGCGCCTATTATTCGTTCTGTCTTGCGTCATGATCCTGATATCCTAATTATCGGCGAAATTCGAGATGCAGAAACTGCCAAAATAGTTATACGCGCTGCTTTAACGGGGCATTTAGTATTAAGTACAGTCCACGCCGGGAATGCTTATGGCGTTTTATTAAGACTGCTTGAATTCGGTATTAGCTCTGAAGAATTAGCGCAATGCTTGCTTGGCATCAGTTTTCAACAACTAGTTCACCTCCAATGTGTCTTTTGCGGCGCTAAATGCCATCCGCTTTGTACACATTTAGGCCGAAAAAGAACAGCAATCTATGAAATTCTAACTAAACAAGATATAACTAGCTACTTCCGTACAAAAAAAGAGCACATCAAACCAAGAAATCCCGTGCAAACAATCTATCAGAAAGGAGTTACTTATGGCTTTTTTTCAGCGGATTAA
- the gcvPB gene encoding aminomethyl-transferring glycine dehydrogenase subunit GcvPB: MNLEETMPLVFERSIPGRIGFSLPESDVPETNASDYFDQAYIRSTPADLPELSELEIMRHYTNLSNHNFGVDSGFYPLGSCTMKYNPKINEKVARFPGFANIHPNQPESSVQGALELLYDLQTSLVEITGMDEVTLQPAAGAHGEWTGLMLIRAFHEKNGDTKRTKVIIPDSAHGTNPASAAVAGFDVVTVKSNEKGLVDVADLKKVVGEDTAALMLTNPNTLGLFEKDIVEMAEIVHAAGGKLYYDGANLNAIMAKVRPGDMGFDVVHLNLHKTFTGPHGGGGPGSGPIGVKKDLIPFLPTPVLTKKEEVYTFDYNYPDSIGRVKPYYGNFGINVRAYTYIRTMGPDGLKLVTEYAVLNANYMMRKLQEAYDLPFDQVCKHEFVLSGNRQKKLGVRTIDIAKRLLDHNFHPPTVYFPLIVGEAIMIEPTETESKETLDSFIDTMLKIAKEAEENPEIVQDAPHSTYVKRLDETRAARKPILRYQKEV, from the coding sequence ATGAATTTAGAAGAAACAATGCCGTTAGTTTTTGAACGCTCGATTCCAGGAAGAATTGGTTTTAGTTTGCCAGAAAGTGATGTTCCAGAAACAAATGCTAGTGATTATTTTGATCAAGCCTATATTCGTTCTACTCCAGCAGATTTGCCTGAATTGAGTGAACTAGAAATTATGCGTCATTATACGAATTTATCCAACCATAATTTCGGTGTAGATTCTGGTTTTTATCCGCTTGGTTCTTGTACGATGAAATATAATCCCAAAATCAATGAAAAAGTAGCGCGATTCCCCGGATTTGCCAATATTCATCCAAATCAACCAGAAAGCTCTGTTCAAGGCGCGCTGGAACTACTATATGATTTACAAACAAGTTTAGTTGAAATTACTGGCATGGATGAAGTAACTCTGCAACCAGCCGCTGGAGCACACGGCGAATGGACAGGCTTAATGCTCATTCGTGCTTTCCATGAAAAAAATGGCGATACAAAGCGGACTAAAGTAATCATCCCGGACTCCGCGCACGGAACGAACCCAGCTTCCGCAGCAGTTGCGGGCTTTGATGTTGTCACAGTTAAATCCAACGAAAAAGGACTTGTCGATGTTGCTGATTTGAAAAAAGTAGTAGGCGAGGATACTGCCGCGCTAATGTTAACAAATCCAAATACACTTGGACTTTTCGAAAAAGATATTGTTGAAATGGCAGAAATTGTCCATGCGGCAGGTGGTAAATTATATTATGATGGCGCCAACCTAAACGCAATCATGGCAAAAGTTAGACCGGGAGATATGGGTTTTGATGTAGTTCACTTGAATTTACACAAAACATTTACTGGGCCTCACGGTGGTGGTGGCCCGGGTTCTGGTCCAATCGGCGTAAAAAAAGATTTAATTCCATTCTTGCCGACACCAGTCCTTACAAAAAAAGAAGAAGTTTACACATTTGATTACAATTATCCAGATTCTATTGGCCGTGTGAAGCCGTATTACGGGAACTTTGGCATTAATGTTCGCGCATATACGTACATTCGTACAATGGGGCCAGATGGTTTGAAATTAGTGACGGAATATGCCGTTTTAAATGCTAACTATATGATGCGCAAACTACAAGAAGCGTATGATCTACCATTTGACCAAGTTTGTAAGCACGAATTTGTTCTAAGTGGTAATAGACAGAAAAAACTTGGCGTCCGCACAATCGATATTGCTAAACGTTTGTTAGACCATAATTTCCATCCACCAACTGTTTATTTCCCGTTAATCGTTGGCGAAGCAATTATGATTGAACCAACCGAAACAGAGTCCAAAGAAACGCTCGATTCATTTATCGATACGATGTTGAAAATTGCTAAAGAAGCAGAAGAAAACCCTGAAATTGTTCAAGATGCACCACATAGCACTTATGTGAAACGCTTAGATGAAACAAGAGCTGCAAGAAAACCAATTTTACGTTATCAAAAAGAAGTATAA
- the gcvPA gene encoding aminomethyl-transferring glycine dehydrogenase subunit GcvPA has product MAKHRYLPMTEQDEKEMLDVIGVKSIDDLFQDIPEKIRFKRNYDLKPAKSEPALLRELSKLASKNANTTEYASFLGAGVYSHYIPTVVDHVISRSEFYTAYTPYQPEISQGELQAIFEFQTMIAELTGMDLANSSMYDGGTALAEAAMLASGHTKRKKILISGAVHPESINVLKTYATGQHIEVEVIPEVDGKTDIAALKKALSDDIAGFVVQYPNFYGQVEPLAELEELVHDNNSLLLVSSNPLSLGLLTPPGEFGADIVVGDSQVFGIPESFGGPHCGFFAVTTKLMRKVPGRLVGETVDENGKRGYVLTLQAREQHIRRDKATSNICSNQALNALASSVAMATLGKAGLVEMAKQNLDKSHYAKQQFREHGFEVLFSDGFFNEFVVKLSKPIKEVNESLLDEGIIGGYDLGFYDAKYEQHMLVAVTEMRTKEEIDAFVASLEGVK; this is encoded by the coding sequence ATGGCAAAACATCGTTATTTACCAATGACGGAACAAGATGAAAAAGAAATGCTTGATGTGATAGGGGTTAAGTCGATTGATGACTTATTTCAAGACATTCCAGAAAAAATTAGATTTAAGCGGAATTATGATTTAAAACCAGCGAAATCAGAACCAGCTCTTTTACGCGAATTATCTAAACTTGCTTCTAAAAATGCTAATACAACTGAATATGCATCCTTTTTAGGGGCGGGTGTGTACAGTCATTATATTCCTACAGTGGTAGATCATGTTATTTCTCGTTCGGAATTCTATACAGCTTATACGCCTTATCAGCCGGAAATTTCGCAAGGGGAACTGCAAGCGATTTTTGAGTTCCAAACGATGATTGCGGAATTAACAGGGATGGATTTAGCGAATTCTTCGATGTATGATGGCGGGACGGCGCTTGCAGAAGCAGCAATGCTAGCAAGTGGACATACAAAACGCAAAAAAATCCTTATTTCTGGAGCGGTTCATCCAGAAAGTATCAATGTGTTAAAAACCTATGCAACTGGTCAACATATTGAGGTAGAAGTTATTCCGGAAGTAGACGGGAAAACTGATATCGCGGCTTTGAAAAAAGCACTTTCGGATGATATCGCAGGTTTTGTTGTGCAATATCCTAACTTTTATGGACAAGTGGAGCCTTTAGCAGAGTTAGAAGAATTGGTGCATGACAATAATTCTTTACTGCTCGTTTCCAGTAATCCGCTATCCCTTGGTTTACTTACACCACCGGGAGAATTCGGCGCGGATATTGTTGTTGGTGACTCTCAAGTGTTTGGTATTCCTGAATCATTCGGCGGGCCGCACTGTGGTTTCTTTGCTGTAACAACTAAATTAATGCGTAAAGTTCCCGGACGCTTAGTTGGAGAAACAGTAGATGAAAACGGGAAACGTGGTTACGTACTAACATTGCAAGCGCGCGAACAACATATTCGCCGCGATAAAGCGACATCTAATATTTGTTCCAACCAAGCTTTAAATGCATTAGCTTCGTCTGTTGCAATGGCGACTCTCGGTAAAGCAGGGCTAGTAGAAATGGCGAAACAAAATCTGGATAAATCGCATTATGCCAAACAGCAATTCCGCGAACATGGCTTTGAAGTGCTATTTTCTGACGGCTTTTTCAATGAATTTGTCGTGAAACTTTCGAAACCAATCAAAGAAGTGAACGAATCACTTTTAGATGAAGGAATTATTGGTGGATATGATCTTGGTTTTTATGATGCTAAATACGAACAACATATGCTTGTTGCTGTAACAGAAATGCGCACAAAAGAGGAAATTGATGCCTTTGTGGCGAGCTTGGAGGGTGTAAAATGA
- the comGB gene encoding competence type IV pilus assembly protein ComGB, which yields MAFFQRINWKDDSEFLIRIANLLEKGFSLEASISYLSITSPKYSKRYELIISSLALGNSFSYALSQNGFPEFICSQLHYASSHGYVTQTIHETGIHMKRKAEEKSALMKTFQYPLVLFSTVIVVFFLLRIFLLPKFELLFSQLSTNGSLGSNFTYFLLEKVPILLGLFLLSLFLIVSFIIRKQNQKNAYERARFYCRIPYIRQFLRIHYSQYFSRELGYLLKSGLSITHIMQLFALEESPAFFQAIAQRILPVLEQGLPLTKALEKMPIFETELYYIAIHGEKNGNLAEEFLFYYNLCHHKSLQKTEKLFSFIQPIVFMIIGVLIISIYLSILYPMFSMVNQI from the coding sequence ATGGCTTTTTTTCAGCGGATTAATTGGAAAGACGACAGTGAATTTTTAATTAGAATAGCCAATTTACTAGAAAAAGGATTCTCCCTTGAAGCATCCATTAGTTATTTAAGTATTACTTCACCAAAATACAGCAAAAGATATGAACTGATAATCAGTTCGCTCGCTCTCGGTAATTCCTTTTCCTATGCGCTTTCACAAAATGGCTTTCCTGAATTTATTTGTTCGCAACTTCATTACGCGTCTAGCCACGGTTACGTTACGCAAACGATTCATGAAACCGGCATCCATATGAAAAGAAAAGCTGAAGAAAAAAGCGCCTTAATGAAGACTTTTCAATATCCATTAGTCTTATTCTCTACCGTTATCGTTGTATTTTTCTTACTTCGAATTTTCCTTTTACCTAAATTCGAACTTTTATTTTCTCAACTATCAACTAATGGATCACTTGGATCTAATTTCACTTATTTCTTACTGGAAAAAGTCCCAATTTTATTAGGTCTTTTCTTACTCAGCCTCTTTCTTATTGTTAGTTTTATTATCAGGAAGCAAAACCAAAAAAACGCCTACGAACGCGCTCGCTTTTATTGTCGTATTCCATATATCCGGCAGTTTTTAAGAATTCATTATTCGCAATATTTTTCACGCGAATTAGGCTATCTTCTGAAAAGCGGTCTCTCGATAACTCATATTATGCAACTGTTCGCACTAGAAGAATCACCCGCATTCTTTCAAGCTATCGCCCAACGAATTCTTCCCGTTCTTGAACAAGGCTTACCGCTAACCAAAGCACTAGAAAAAATGCCCATATTCGAAACAGAACTTTATTACATTGCTATTCACGGCGAAAAAAATGGTAATTTAGCCGAAGAATTCTTATTTTATTATAATCTGTGTCATCATAAATCACTTCAGAAGACAGAAAAATTATTCTCATTTATTCAACCCATCGTTTTTATGATTATTGGCGTATTAATTATATCTATTTATCTATCTATTCTCTATCCGATGTTTTCTATGGTAAACCAAATTTAA
- a CDS encoding competence protein ComG, with the protein MKTNAFTLPFTIFIAFITILIVTGSASIFKTQIQYEKMIQNYYLASTKLNLALIQTKESSLLSGDFTINYGDADVTCQATDSSLAAFNCKITLQNGYTLTKTTNP; encoded by the coding sequence ATGAAGACAAATGCCTTCACACTCCCATTTACAATATTCATTGCTTTTATTACTATCTTAATTGTTACCGGTAGTGCTTCTATTTTCAAAACACAAATTCAATATGAAAAAATGATCCAAAATTATTATTTAGCGTCCACTAAGTTAAATTTAGCTTTAATACAAACGAAGGAATCATCCCTGCTTTCAGGAGATTTTACAATCAATTATGGTGATGCCGATGTAACTTGCCAAGCAACAGATAGCAGTTTAGCTGCATTCAACTGCAAAATAACTTTGCAAAATGGTTACACTTTAACAAAAACAACGAATCCCTGA
- a CDS encoding DUF1385 domain-containing protein: MSKQNVPSYGGQAVVEGVMFGGRKQTVTAVRRIDGSLEYFYLEKHSPVWVMRMKKIPFLRGIVALIESSAIGSKHLAFATDRYDEDPNNPVEEEKIEKKESKVAMWLGVAVIGILSFVFAKFVMTLIPVFLAELFRPIVPGDTAQVFLESFFKLILLLTYIFAVSQTPIIKRVFQYHGSEHKVINCYEENLPLTVENVQKQSRLHYRCGSSFILFTVIVGMFIYLLVPTDPLWLRVVDRILLIPVVLGVAFEVLQLTNKCRNIPVLKYLGVPGLWLQLLTTKEPSDDQVEVAIASFNELLRVEKEGAPVDATEPENLELLE; encoded by the coding sequence TTGAGCAAACAAAACGTACCATCTTATGGTGGGCAAGCTGTTGTTGAGGGCGTCATGTTTGGCGGCAGAAAACAGACAGTGACAGCAGTGAGACGTATAGATGGTTCATTAGAATATTTTTATTTAGAAAAACATAGTCCGGTTTGGGTTATGCGCATGAAAAAAATTCCTTTTTTAAGAGGTATTGTTGCATTAATTGAATCTAGCGCCATCGGTTCCAAGCATCTCGCTTTTGCGACAGACCGATATGATGAAGATCCAAATAATCCAGTAGAAGAAGAAAAAATTGAAAAAAAAGAATCAAAAGTCGCGATGTGGTTAGGCGTTGCAGTCATTGGTATTTTATCTTTCGTCTTTGCTAAATTTGTGATGACGTTGATTCCAGTGTTCTTAGCGGAGTTATTCCGTCCAATCGTTCCTGGGGATACAGCACAAGTATTTTTAGAAAGCTTTTTCAAATTAATTCTTCTATTAACTTATATTTTCGCTGTTTCTCAGACTCCAATTATTAAGCGAGTTTTCCAATATCACGGCTCTGAGCATAAGGTAATCAATTGTTATGAAGAAAATTTACCGTTAACAGTTGAAAATGTACAAAAACAATCACGATTGCATTATCGTTGTGGTAGTAGTTTTATTTTATTTACAGTTATTGTTGGTATGTTTATTTATTTACTCGTACCGACGGATCCGCTTTGGCTTCGCGTTGTCGACCGGATTTTACTTATTCCTGTCGTGCTTGGCGTAGCGTTCGAAGTGTTACAATTAACGAATAAATGTCGTAATATCCCTGTGCTTAAATATTTAGGTGTTCCAGGGTTATGGCTACAACTTCTTACAACTAAAGAGCCTTCTGATGATCAAGTCGAAGTAGCTATCGCATCGTTCAATGAACTTTTACGCGTTGAAAAAGAAGGCGCTCCAGTAGATGCAACTGAACCGGAGAATCTGGAACTTTTAGAATAG
- the comGC gene encoding competence type IV pilus major pilin ComGC, translating into MLKLKIDWRDERGFTLVEMLIVLLVVSVLLLLTIPNIVNQSKSINNKGCEAFISMVQGQVQAYQLDKNTMPSVADLVSGGYLKANQKSCPNGNSIKIDSSGNVSEKK; encoded by the coding sequence ATGTTAAAACTAAAAATAGATTGGCGAGATGAGCGTGGCTTTACCTTAGTTGAAATGCTAATTGTATTATTAGTAGTCAGTGTTTTACTACTTCTAACCATTCCTAATATCGTAAACCAAAGCAAATCCATCAATAACAAAGGCTGCGAGGCATTTATATCTATGGTTCAAGGGCAAGTTCAGGCCTATCAATTAGATAAAAACACGATGCCCTCTGTTGCAGATTTAGTGAGTGGCGGCTATTTAAAAGCAAATCAAAAGTCATGCCCAAATGGAAATAGTATTAAAATTGATAGTTCTGGAAATGTTTCTGAGAAAAAATGA
- the comGF gene encoding competence type IV pilus minor pilin ComGF, producing MLKIKQNRNAFYRNGSSAFTLLETILSITIILSISSLIPLFFECYNKTIQLSNIDQTTEWQLFLIQTRLELEKASNIQVDGNTLSFNNGKDQITYSKYRDLIRRQVNGKGHEPLLTQVKDYQLTKKERQLDLQVQDANERIYTSVFPLPEAKQHP from the coding sequence GTGCTAAAAATAAAACAGAACAGAAATGCGTTTTATAGAAATGGTTCATCCGCTTTTACTCTGCTCGAAACAATCCTATCCATTACAATTATTTTGAGTATTAGCTCCCTTATTCCATTATTTTTTGAATGCTATAACAAAACTATTCAGCTTAGCAACATCGATCAAACAACAGAATGGCAACTTTTTTTGATTCAAACGCGACTAGAATTAGAAAAAGCGAGTAATATTCAAGTAGATGGAAATACACTCTCTTTCAATAATGGAAAAGATCAAATTACCTATTCTAAATACCGTGATTTGATTCGGCGCCAAGTAAACGGAAAAGGACACGAACCTCTGCTTACTCAAGTAAAAGACTATCAACTGACAAAAAAAGAGCGTCAATTAGACCTACAAGTGCAAGATGCTAATGAACGGATATACACCTCGGTATTCCCATTACCAGAAGCGAAACAACATCCATGA
- a CDS encoding M24 family metallopeptidase, which translates to MSNLTKIQETLGKEKIEAVLVTSEFNRRYVSGFTGTSGVALILPEKAYFVTDFRYTEQAAKQAEGYEIVQHAGPIFDTVEELLIKHGTKTLHFEADYVTVSEFKQMERVFNRQLIPLTGFFEEMRKVKTASELKAIRTACDIADAAFAHIIKFIKPGMAEIEVSNELEFFMRRAGATSSSFDTIVASGVRSALPHGVASDKIIEVGDFVTMDYGCYYDGYCSDMTRTIAIGEPAEKLKEIYQITLDAQLKVIDSLKPGMTGIEADAIARDYIASFGYGDAFGHSLGHGIGLEIHEGPNLSFKSPQKLEVGHVVTDEPGIYLPGIGGVRIEDDLLITETGNEILIHSPKELIIL; encoded by the coding sequence ATGTCTAATTTAACTAAAATTCAAGAAACACTAGGCAAAGAAAAGATAGAAGCAGTTCTTGTCACAAGTGAGTTTAATAGAAGGTATGTATCAGGTTTCACTGGAACAAGTGGAGTAGCGCTAATTTTGCCGGAAAAAGCTTATTTTGTAACTGATTTTAGATATACAGAACAAGCAGCAAAACAAGCAGAAGGATACGAAATCGTTCAACATGCCGGTCCGATTTTTGACACAGTGGAAGAGTTATTAATTAAACACGGTACAAAAACACTCCATTTTGAAGCGGATTATGTGACTGTATCTGAATTCAAACAAATGGAGCGCGTATTTAACCGCCAACTGATTCCGCTAACTGGCTTCTTTGAAGAAATGCGTAAAGTAAAAACGGCGAGTGAACTAAAAGCGATTCGTACAGCATGTGATATTGCTGACGCTGCATTTGCGCACATCATTAAATTCATTAAACCAGGTATGGCAGAAATCGAAGTATCGAATGAATTAGAATTCTTCATGAGACGTGCTGGAGCTACTTCCTCGTCTTTTGACACAATTGTTGCTTCTGGTGTTCGTTCTGCGTTACCGCACGGCGTTGCATCGGATAAAATAATCGAAGTTGGCGATTTTGTCACAATGGACTACGGTTGTTATTATGACGGGTATTGCTCGGATATGACTAGAACTATCGCAATTGGTGAGCCTGCTGAAAAATTAAAAGAAATTTATCAAATCACTTTAGACGCACAATTAAAAGTAATTGATAGCTTAAAACCAGGCATGACTGGAATTGAAGCTGACGCGATTGCACGTGACTATATCGCTTCTTTCGGATACGGTGATGCGTTTGGGCACTCATTAGGTCATGGTATTGGACTAGAAATTCACGAAGGACCAAATTTATCATTCAAAAGCCCTCAAAAATTAGAAGTTGGCCACGTAGTTACGGATGAACCAGGCATTTATTTACCGGGAATCGGCGGCGTTAGAATTGAAGATGATCTATTAATTACGGAAACTGGTAATGAGATTCTTATCCATTCACCAAAAGAATTAATTATTTTATAA
- the comGE gene encoding competence type IV pilus minor pilin ComGE yields the protein MSKINGFSLVESMVSLLLFSVVCSFLLPTAMTIFEKLDQQKETSKLYQQMFEHSELLRHKSVPINFNEDPIKSFPYQGGIQICAKNKTEQKCVL from the coding sequence TTGAGCAAAATTAATGGATTCTCTTTAGTAGAAAGCATGGTCTCCCTCCTGCTATTTTCTGTGGTTTGTAGTTTCTTATTACCAACAGCTATGACCATTTTTGAAAAATTAGACCAGCAAAAAGAAACTAGTAAACTTTATCAGCAAATGTTTGAACATAGTGAACTACTGCGTCATAAAAGCGTTCCTATTAACTTTAATGAAGATCCAATTAAAAGTTTTCCTTATCAAGGAGGTATCCAGATCTGTGCTAAAAATAAAACAGAACAGAAATGCGTTTTATAG
- the gcvT gene encoding glycine cleavage system aminomethyltransferase GcvT: MTELLKTPIHPLYAKYGAKTIDFGGWDLPVQFAGIKAEHEAVRTNAGLFDVSHMGEILVKGPDSTAYLQYLLSNDIEKIKIGKAQYNIMCYETGGTVDDLVVYKKSEMEYILVVNAANTEKDFEWMVQHVRGDVTVTNVSAEYGQLALQGPNAEKILAKLTDVDLSSISFFGFVEDADVAGVKTIISRSGYTGEDGFEIYMQSAEAGKVFEAILAEGVAPIGLGARDTLRLEAVLALYGQELNQEITPLEAGLNFAVKLKKEADFIGKEALIKQKEAGLTRKLVGIELIERGIPRHDYPVFLNDKEIGIVTSGTQSPTLGTNIGLALIDTAYTELGQELEVGIRNKKIKAKVVPTPFYKRAK, translated from the coding sequence ATGACGGAATTACTAAAAACACCGATTCATCCACTTTATGCGAAATACGGTGCGAAAACCATTGATTTTGGCGGATGGGATTTACCAGTACAATTTGCTGGGATAAAAGCAGAACATGAAGCCGTGCGAACTAATGCAGGGTTATTTGATGTATCTCACATGGGCGAAATTTTAGTGAAAGGACCTGATAGCACTGCGTATTTACAGTATTTGCTATCGAATGACATAGAAAAAATAAAAATTGGAAAAGCACAATATAATATTATGTGCTATGAAACTGGTGGAACAGTAGACGATTTAGTTGTTTACAAGAAATCAGAAATGGAATACATACTGGTTGTCAATGCGGCAAATACGGAAAAAGATTTTGAGTGGATGGTACAACATGTACGCGGAGACGTTACTGTTACTAATGTATCTGCGGAATATGGGCAATTAGCTTTGCAAGGCCCAAATGCGGAGAAAATCCTAGCAAAACTAACAGACGTTGATTTAAGTTCCATCAGCTTCTTTGGATTTGTGGAAGATGCGGATGTAGCTGGAGTGAAAACGATTATTTCAAGAAGTGGCTACACGGGAGAAGACGGATTTGAAATTTACATGCAAAGCGCAGAAGCTGGAAAAGTATTTGAAGCGATTTTAGCAGAAGGTGTGGCGCCAATTGGCTTAGGGGCACGTGATACACTTCGTCTTGAAGCTGTACTCGCACTCTACGGACAAGAATTAAATCAAGAAATTACGCCACTTGAAGCAGGACTTAATTTTGCTGTGAAATTGAAAAAAGAAGCAGATTTTATAGGTAAAGAAGCGCTTATCAAGCAAAAAGAAGCCGGTTTAACAAGAAAATTAGTCGGTATTGAATTGATTGAACGAGGTATTCCACGTCATGATTACCCAGTCTTTTTAAATGATAAAGAAATTGGTATTGTTACTTCAGGTACGCAATCACCGACGCTAGGAACAAATATTGGTTTAGCTTTAATAGACACTGCTTATACAGAATTAGGCCAAGAATTAGAAGTAGGCATACGAAATAAAAAAATAAAAGCAAAAGTAGTACCAACACCATTTTATAAACGCGCAAAGTAA
- a CDS encoding rhodanese-like domain-containing protein, with product MISWIIAIIILVILLGYEIYQFVMRRKALKVLTEEEFKKGYRKAQLIDVREPNEFDAGHILGARNIPVTQMKNRTTEIRQDLPVYLYCQTAQRSNRAAIMLYKRGYKQVYQLKGGYRKWTGKTKSK from the coding sequence TTGATTAGTTGGATTATAGCAATTATCATTCTGGTTATTCTTTTAGGATACGAAATTTACCAGTTTGTAATGCGACGCAAAGCACTAAAAGTTTTAACTGAAGAAGAATTTAAAAAAGGTTATCGTAAAGCACAGTTAATTGATGTTCGCGAGCCAAACGAATTCGACGCTGGACATATTCTCGGAGCTAGAAATATCCCAGTTACGCAAATGAAAAATCGTACAACAGAAATTCGTCAAGATTTACCAGTTTACTTATACTGCCAAACAGCACAACGTAGTAACCGTGCAGCAATCATGCTTTATAAACGCGGCTACAAACAAGTGTATCAGCTTAAAGGCGGCTACCGTAAATGGACAGGAAAAACTAAATCTAAATAA